Proteins from one Cicer arietinum cultivar CDC Frontier isolate Library 1 chromosome 3, Cicar.CDCFrontier_v2.0, whole genome shotgun sequence genomic window:
- the LOC101495079 gene encoding uncharacterized protein, with protein MFRPLHVLSTARTHPVLNDIYSASMLPHPPANGVFNQTSRASSHFEDSILSRMSPNQAPGLLNHKHRNGLEEPTGWAAYPVKNSMPVAAQSVPSQASGNQIHALANTYPQYTHKNILTAQPEFHSSLVNNDGGYAQSMQDSQHAQLNVLHQQPEFHSSMMTVGGSHTQSLQHSQHQHLNNVLHPQPEYHSSMMTVGSSHSYDQSLQHSQHVNLNVLHPTPEFHSSMMTGGSYTQSLQDPQQLHQSILNPPPRGVNPPAANVGISHSQVLWDPHYTHQNNQNPQPDSYSIAANVSSNYAQSYPDPQQTCQTIYIYIYIIIEMNMTIKVYL; from the coding sequence ATGTTTCGCCCATTACATGTATTGTCAACTGCACGTACACATCCTGTTTTGAACGACATATACTCTGCCTCGATGCTGCCACATCCACCAGCGAATGGAGTTTTTAATCAGACATCAAGGGCATCATCTCATTTTGAGGATTCTATTTTGTCTAGGATGTCACCTAATCAAGCTCCTGGGCTGTTGAACCATAAACATCGAAATGGACTTGAGGAGCCTACTGGTTGGGCCGCCTATCCTGTCAAAAATTCGATGCCAGTTGCTGCTCAGTCTGTGCCATCCCAAGCTTCAGGAAATCAGATCCATGCACTGGCAAATACATATCCTCAATACACACACAAGAATATCCTTACGGCGCAGCCTGAGTTTCATTCATCCTTAGTAAATAATGACGGTGGCTATGCTCAGTCAATGCAAGATTCTCAGCATGCACAGCTTAATGTTTTACATCAACAACCTGAATTTCATTCTTCCATGATGACTGTGGGTGGAAGTCATACTCAATCCCTGCAACATTCTCAACATCAACATCTTAATAATGTCTTACATCCACAGCCTGAATATCATTCTTCCATGATGACTGTGGGTAGTAGCCATAGTTATGATCAATCGCTGCAACATTCTCAACATGTAAATCTTAATGTCTTACATCCAACACCTGAATTTCATTCTTCAATGATGACGGGTGGCAGTTATACTCAATCACTGCAAGATCCTCAACAGCTTCATCAGAGTATCCTAAACCCACCACCACGCGGTGTTAATCCCCCAGCGGCGAATGTGGGTATCAGTCATTCCCAAGTGCTGTGGGATCCTCACTATACTCACCAGAATAACCAAAATCCGCAACCTGACTCTTATTCAATCGCGGCAAATGTGAGCAGCAATTATGCCCAATCATATCCAGATCCTCAACAAACATGTcagacaatatatatatatatatatataataatagaaATGAATATGACTATTAAAGTGTACTTATGA
- the LOC113785861 gene encoding small ribosomal subunit protein uS11c-like — protein MEKSISKIASRKNARIGSRKQTRKIQKGVIYVQVSFNNTIMIVIDVRGQVIFGSLMVRVDLRVHEGAPSLLLKLQQQMLFDVSLRTIRRSGILLRFIRM, from the coding sequence atggaaaaatcTATATCAAAAATAGCTTCACGTAAAAATGCACGTATTGGTTCACGTAAGCAAACTCGTAAAATACAAAAGGGAGTTATTTATGTTCAAGTTAGTTTCAACAATACCATTATGATTGTTATTGATGTACGGGGTCAGGTGATTTTTGGTTCTCTAATGGTTCGTGTGGATTTAAGGGTACACGAAGGGGCACCCTCTTTGCTGCTCAAACTACAACAACAAATGCTATTCGATGTGTCATTAAGAACTATTCGTAGAAGTGGTATACTATTAAGGTTTATACGGATGTAA